CGGTAACCAAATTTGCAAAACAAGTGacctacttttaaaataagtttggCACAGTCCACGGTCTTACACTTTATTTCACGTATAATGATACAAATTCGATAACATCATACTATTGGGGTGATAATCAAGGATTTGTTTGGCAAAattatttggtattttatCGCCAAACAAACGTTTGACAATTGACAATCACGAAAGAAAAAATGCACGACTGACAGTTTATTTGACAGCAATGACACATTCACAAAGAACAATAATGACATTCACATCATTGTCTATGAGCTTGTTTAGGCCATGGAATTTACATAGGGCttatattacgcaaagctcagcgcagatggcgctactggtaaaactaaggtacacaatcattgccaatggaggcaaaaagcgccaaatttaatattgttgcagGTTTACGACCAAATATatcttctacgcaatcgtggtgcgagtttaaaagaaaaaggcaagatttagtggattaacctgaaaataataacactattttagctTATGTTCAGCATTATTTGGCgatgtcaaaatcaagtttatatcataAACTgctataaacttgattttgactgaagatcttacctgtatgaagtccatattttaataagtctttaCGTGTGAAGTATTCCGAGCTTCTCCTCCACgctcgaccgtttactggctcgaaaattttaccgcgtgaggcgtatcccaagTTTTTTGTCTTATGGAAAACcatttttcctaatatttcggcacccgaatatgctacagtGTTTTCACAAACGagtgcttacataatgaaaggattaataaagtactataaaataaacgttttcatcaacttagcaaaaggcggcaatgcttttgtttacctACCATAGAGTAAtgcactctggcgggataaatgcgcagtaatactccctattaatAGGTCTGtactatgaaattaaattggaaATGGAAACTTAAATTGGAAATCGcagatagataaaattaacaaaacaatatccaGTATTTTAACGCTCTTTCGATACTTGCTGAAAGCTCTTCAGCTGAAGTTACTCGAACTGTATTTCCTTACCTCACATGTGAAATTATCTATTGGGGGAATTCTGTTAATGTAAATCCCACTTTCCTGCTTCAAAAACGATGTATATGCACAATACATAACTTGTATGCAGATTACACAttacgaaatatatttaaagaaaagggCTGAAGGACATTAActaatatctatatacttgaattatgtgtatttcttcaaaataataagttatacttTAGAAAAAGAAATGGATCTCtctctaatataataaagtgcCTATATTTTTACTGGTTACTGGTGTTTTACAATTTGGATGAATATTATGAGTATAATACGAGTATTATACCTTACGAGagtaattatgtatgtattccattaatatttatatcgtgtgaaattacttatatcgtgtgcaaaaacaaattacttataagttattcaaacagtttaatttgtaagtactgCATGTACCCATATATAGAACATAGTATGTGATATAAGTGTAACTTAGCGCTAATATTGCATGCCTGTAAGGGTAAACTGTTGAAACTATTGTAGTGTATGTGCCATCTATACCTTGTACTACacagttactgcaataaagatatatgtttgagtttgaaaaaaaaacgtacaagtatttatgcaataaatacTAGGTTACCTACTTTCAAGTCAATCTGTCATTCATTGAGTCGATCTGTCATTCATTCATGTCAATGTCATGCTTGTtcgttaattattttattgttgttgtcTTAAGGTCATAGGTAACCAAAATCTTTGGTTGTTGTGATTGTAATAATGGATTGTATTGAATgaacaaattttcattttatattgtattgtaggtaggtaaaataagtttgaatttcaagaaataatttctacctacatatgtatttgtttaaaaaagacTTCGGCAAGTCGTAGTAGTTCTTTAAAAATGTCGGCTATAGGTCCAGAATTTTTGGCTTTTATAAAGAAACTGGAAGAAAACGGCGATAAACTAACACCTGGAACACCATCAGAACAGCCtcttgattttgaatttgttgtaagtactgtatatttttttaatttggttcATACAAAAgagtagtaggtaggtacctacataggtaATTAGTACAATACAAAgtggagaaaaagtaggaagcggaaataaataattttatttatttatttattaatatgatcATAtgaatatggagtggtcctttTCTAGGGCTAAACCACACACCACTGGCAGTCAGCATTCTCACCATTCAGAAACCATCTTCCTTTTTAcctttacataatttatgccgcaaattatttttttttttttcagaacacAACATGCTATGTGTGCAATGGCTACTATGGCCCAAGTTTTGGAGAGCCAGTTTGTGTCACCTGCCACTCGTTTCTGTTCCCTGACTTCCCGTCATATCTCCCCACCTCATACTTTTATAGCGAGAAAACTGATGATGGAGACTCGGGAAATGATGAACCAACAGACTTAAACTACAGCATGGCACGAGCTGGTGCCAGAGGAGTTGTGTGTGGATTGCCCACTTGGTGGTATTACCGAGTCACTGTTAGTACATttctaagttttattttaccgctgatgtaattatatattattttctgtgatcaaattttttattgatggCTAGCTGGTGTACTGGTTTTCAAGTTTTACTCAACCAGtgtaataccaaatttcatcaatatcccaatcccaagTAATTGAATAATATACTTTCATACTCCACATCTAAATTTACTAttctatttaatattcttcacaatttaaataaataatattttgtaactacaaaataatcttttacAGAATTCTCTAGAAAGTGAGACTAGTCCAGAGGATGGGGTGCCAACCATGCCGTCAGTTAGTAACTGTAGCATTAGGGCTGACAAGCCAGGGTACTATTACGAACTCCGTGACCCCGAGATACCTGACTTGCAAGCGTGCCTGCAACCACCACCGCCTCCACAGCCACCGAGTTTAGCAAGATCATTGCAAGCATTGTCCACTCCGAGACCACCAGATAATCTGGCTCCTGGGTTGGTGGAACACCTTCCTTCTGAGGGTgagtgataaaattaatattttttcttaattgcACTGATTTCAATATCTAAATAAGACTTAAACTACCTATATCTtactacttaaaataaatatatagtcttGCAAATGATATCTGCATAGGCCATGTTGACTTGCAGCAAGGTTTGGCAGGTAATAAGTTTACTTGCTTAATTTGGAGATATTTCATTATGGTTAATTAAGATCATTTTTAAAGAACCTATTTTTTACAACCTTTTGCTATAGAAATAATTCTTGGAATGGTATTTTTATGCACTTCAGTGATAatttcttacattttatacacaCAACAGTTAATCATAAAACACGAAAAGAAAAGGTTGAATGAAGCATGATTGTGATTACGTGGCAGTGCTGCTGTGCATCTTCAGCTACCTGGACGACATGTCGCTGTGCGCTTGCGCGTGCGTGTGCGCGCGCTGGTGGCGCCTCGTGCGCGCGCACGTGCCGCCCGCGCGCTGGGCCGCCTTCGCCGCCAAGCGGTGGCCGCTGTTCAAGCCTCTGCTGGCTAACATTGATTGGCACAAGGTACGAGTACCTAATCAATCTCCTAATAACAAGACCGAGAAGAATGGGGCCtattcccagcagtgggaaaaAGTAAGCTGTGAATGATGATAATGAATCAATCTCTTTTTTGGGCCAGTTTACATGTTTACTCATTTTTTTACCtccgtggcgcagtggtaaagtgcttgcctctgaaccgagaggtcccgggttcgatccccggtcgggtcatgatggaaaattatccttttctgattggtccgggtcttgtccggatgtttatctatatttgtatttgttataaaatataatattgttgagtcagtgtcccataacacaagtctcgaacttactttggggctagctcaatctgtgtaatttgttctaatatatttatacagttaaaaatctcaaaaatgGTTACAAAGTATAGGTGGTGCAACCGAGATATAGTTCTACAGTTTGCCCTATCAGGAATTTTCCAGGTTTCTCGTCATAACATTGTTAACATTGTCTATATCTAATTATCACATTATAAAAGTCAATTAGAAAAgtcatttttacaagcttttattactTGTAATGTATATAAGATGGTAAATATGTTAGTTTGGGTGGAATTttgcaattcaattttgaagggAATAAAGTACACATATTTGATTTGTAtgataaagaattattatgaaatgcaTGACCTAGTGGCCCTTTAttggctcccgacgagggaattCCTCAATCGTTAATACCACAGTGATAATTTACTGCCTGTAAATTATCTTGTTTCAATGATTACATAAGTGTGCACTTTGTTTCAGAAATATCAAGCTCTAGTGGAGTCTTCGTTTTGCAGGAACTGTTTAGTGCAGATGTGTGTGCAGGCGCCGCCGGTCGGCGTCGAGAACGCCTGGCGCAGGAATAGGCTGAGGAACGAACTGAAAGttagttgtatttatttatttaaagtttataacTTAATACTACAttgtgtgtatatgtatatgtatatagtatgtACTAGCTATAACAAAGTGGAAAGACGAGCTAGCCTAATTGGGATCTAACTGGACAAGAGTGGCTTTAGACAGAGACCAGTAGAGGCAGTTGGCGGAGGCCTTTGCCAAAAGGCACACTGGCTCAGAGATATtttataggattttttttttcaaaagaaacTTGATCTAAGCTGAGTAACAGAAggctaattataataatgtattagatttggtatataatgtatgttaCGATCTGTTCTTACTAGCGATGTGCCGTTATCGATTCAGGGAGACGGTCAGTATTCTTttaacattgttatttatttacttacaaattatttttatatttttgatgactGCACTCTcgcattgtaaataattcaattgtaAGAAGTGTTTCTCGGTAAGTGAAATaccaaagtattttttatgagaaataaaattctctAAACCTATTAAGAGAGGAAATTTCTTTgcttatttgataaaatagaaatagaaccAAAAGTAGACCTGAAATTTACgtgagtcttggatgtttatctatttgagtatgtttatgttaaaaaatatggtacatgttaaaaaatatgtttatgttaaaaaacaaGTCTCGACCTTACTTTGAGGTTAACTggatctgtatttttttttagatgcTTCGCAACGACCCTCCAGAAGGCATAGCGGCGACGCCACTGGACGCCAAGTGCTGTCACTGGCAGGCCAGCATCACTGGCCCAGTGGGCTCGCCTTACGAGGGAGGGGTGTTCTATCTCTATGTGCAGGTTACGTATGGGTGAGTCTGTCCGATTGTCTGTCATCATGCGGTGGATTTAAAGTTAAAGCTAATTGTGGTCTGTGTGTTAACATAAGCTAACACATATGTATTCTAGTAGTTTGTCATCTggaaaaaactttaaataagaCAGTATATTGACTatcagtcaacaacacatttTTTCCTATATATACGACGACTGTTTGACAATCGCTGTAGCTTAAAGGTCATTATATTGGTCTGTTCTGGAGATCCAGGGTTCGATCACCATCAggtcatatatttatttatttctaccaTGTTCCTGCGCAGATACCCCATGAACCCGCCGGTGGTGCGGTTCCTGACCCGCATCCTGCACCCCAACGTGTCCCGCCACGGGGACGTGGGCATCGACTCCGTGCA
This genomic interval from Plodia interpunctella isolate USDA-ARS_2022_Savannah chromosome 18, ilPloInte3.2, whole genome shotgun sequence contains the following:
- the morgue gene encoding uncharacterized protein morgue gives rise to the protein MSAIGPEFLAFIKKLEENGDKLTPGTPSEQPLDFEFVNTTCYVCNGYYGPSFGEPVCVTCHSFLFPDFPSYLPTSYFYSEKTDDGDSGNDEPTDLNYSMARAGARGVVCGLPTWWYYRVTNSLESETSPEDGVPTMPSVSNCSIRADKPGYYYELRDPEIPDLQACLQPPPPPQPPSLARSLQALSTPRPPDNLAPGLVEHLPSEVLLCIFSYLDDMSLCACACVCARWWRLVRAHVPPARWAAFAAKRWPLFKPLLANIDWHKKYQALVESSFCRNCLVQMCVQAPPVGVENAWRRNRLRNELKMLRNDPPEGIAATPLDAKCCHWQASITGPVGSPYEGGVFYLYVQVTYGYPMNPPVVRFLTRILHPNVSRHGDVGIDSVHHNWSLALTISKLLISIQSLLTDPYTAVCMEPEVGEMYVRERTRFEALARRWTWRYAMHDLMPQ